One Benincasa hispida cultivar B227 unplaced genomic scaffold, ASM972705v1 Contig285, whole genome shotgun sequence genomic region harbors:
- the LOC120069202 gene encoding UDP-glucuronate 4-epimerase 4, with the protein MSQQKTISHIDHLPSTPGKFKTEKSQPYIHRLRVHSAISRLTLWSFLFLIFIICFFVLSPPSSSAAPRRALGGDSWGGHNWEKKVSRSAQTDSGLTVLVTGAAGFVGTHVSIALKRRGDGVLGLDNFNDYYDPQLKRARRKLLDHAAVFVVEGDINDSELLRKLFDVVAFTHVMHLAAQAGVRYAMQNPGSYVHSNIAGFVNLLEACKSAKPQPAIVWASSSSVYGLNSKIPFSEKDRTDQPASLYAATKKAGEEIAHTYNHIYGLSITGLRFFTVYGPWGRPDMAYFFFTKDILKRRPITIYEAPDHGTVARDFTYIDDIVKGCLGALDTAKKSTGSGGKKKKPAQLRIFNLGNTSPVPVSELVSILEKLLKVKAKKKLLPMPRNGDVKFTHANISLAHKEFGYRPTTNLRTGLEKFVNWYQDYYSGSKNRIARAFSNI; encoded by the coding sequence ATGTCACAACAGAAGACCATTTCCCACATCGATCACTTACCATCAACGCCGGGGAAGTTCAAGACGGAGAAATCGCAGCCGTACATTCACCGGTTGAGGGTTCATTCCGCCATTTCCAGGCTGACTCTATGGTCTTTCTTGTTCTTGATTTTCATTATCTGTTTTTTCGTCCTCTCCCCTCCTTCATCCTCCGCCGCACCTCGCCGAGCCCTTGGTGGGGACTCTTGGGGTGGCCATAATTGGGAGAAAAAGGTCAGCCGCTCTGCTCAAACTGACTCTGGCCTCACCGTCCTCGTCACCGGCGCCGCTGGCTTCGTCGGAACCCATGTTTCCATCGCCCTGAAACGACGAGGCGATGGGGTTCTTGGACTCGATAACTTCAATGACTACTACGATCCACAGCTTAAAAGAGCTCGGCGGAAGCTTCTTGATCACGCTGCTGTGTTTGTTGTAGAAGGAGACATTAACGATTCAGAACTGCTTCGTAAGCTCTTCGATGTTGTGGCTTTCACCCATGTTATGCACCTTGCGGCTCAGGCTGGAGTCAGGTACGCAATGCAGAACCCAGGTTCTTATGTGCACAGCAATATTGCTGGGTTTGTAAACCTTCTGGAAGCCTGTAAGTCAGCAAAGCCACAGCCCGCCATTGTTTGGGCATCTTCTAGCTCAGTCTATGGATTGAATTCTAAGATACCCTTTTCAGAAAAGGATCGAACTGATCAACCAGCTAGTCTTTATGCTGCTACAAAGAAGGCCGGAGAGGAGATAGCTCATACTTACAATCATATTTACGGGCTTTCAATCACTGGTCTGAGATTCTTTACTGTTTATGGACCTTGGGGTCGCCCTGACATGGCGTATTTCTTCTTCACTAAAGATATTCTTAAACGAAGGCCAATAACAATCTATGAAGCTCCCGATCATGGTACAGTTGCTAGAGATTTTACTTACATTGATGATATAGTGAAAGGGTGTTTAGGGGCTCTGGATACTGCTAAGAAGAGTACAGGGAGTggtgggaagaagaagaagcctgcACAGTTGAGGATTTTCAATCTGGGAAACACATCACCAGTACCAGTGAGTGAGCTTGTTTCCATACTAGAGAAGCTGTTGAAAGTTAAGGCAAAGAAGAAACTTCTGCCAATGCCCAGAAATGGAGATGTTAAGTTCACTCATGCCAACATAAGTTTGGCTCATAAGGAGTTTGGTTACAGGCCGACTACCAATCTCAGAACCGGACTGGAGAAGTTTGTGAATTGGTACCAGGATTATTATTCTGGTTCCAAGAACAGAATTGCCCGGGCTTTCTCTAACATTTAG